The Chitinivibrio alkaliphilus ACht1 genomic sequence AAAACTGAGTTAAATGAAATCCATAAAAGCAAAAAACAAATATCTTTATTTTCCTGCTCCTCTGAGGCTTTAAGCCAACTAAGAGACTTATGTAATTTAAGCTTTAAATCTTCCTTTTGTTCATACTTAATCTTTAAATATTTCTCTTTTAATTGTTTATAATTCATTGTGTGAGACCTTATTTTAAAACTCAAATCCAAAAATATCTTTTAATCCCCAACCTTTTTTAACTTCTATATCCTTGCTACCACATTTAGGACATCTGGTAACATTACTTATCCTTTTCATTTGATCTGGGGTTATACAGTCACCAATTACAGTCGCTCCTTCTTTTTTACTGTAACCGCAACTTTTACACTTTATTTTTCTTGTGGAATGTTTTTGCAATCTCATATCATATTCCTTTACATTAATCTAAAACCATAATAAAAAAATACTTTTGTCAATTAGAAAAATTATATATAACAATAATCAAGATATTTAGAGCAAAAAAAATTCATGTCTAAAAAACCAATATTTTATTGTAAAAAAGTTTTCAAAACATAATTTTTAAAGTTAATTACTTTTAAATATAAAATTATTTATTCTATCCTTAATTTTTTCTATGTTCCCTTTTATTTGTTCTATTGCAGAAAGACATGAACGGTACTTTTCAAGGTACTTCTGCCTGTTTACCAACTGTTCTTTCAATTCTTCCATTTCTTTTTTCATGTCTTCAGTCAACTCCGGTATAAAGGTATCCTGCACATTTTTAAGTTTATCGAGTATATTTTTAAGCGATCTGCCAACCTCCTTTTTCACATCTTTCATTATGAGTTTCACCACCCGGGCCTGTTCATTTCTCAGGGTCTGAATTTCACTGTTTCTGACTTCATTTGAGCTAAAATTCTCCCGAATAGTTTTTATATGGTTGTCAACATCGAGATCCACATGAGGGATGGTGATCCGTGCAACAGCGTTGGAAACAGGGATAAGTATATCATCAGGATCAAAATTATCGTCCGAAAAGTCAAAAAGCCCCTTTATGCTTTCCGTTATATCAATTTTAAACTGTTTGATATTGATAATATCTTTCACCGCACTGTGAAGCACTTCTTTTGACTGCATCACATAATCCTCCAGCTGGTCAAGGGCTTCGTGCACATTGGCGTAGCGGTAGGTTACGGTTTTATGTCTGGTTTCATATCTGTTGCCTGTTAAACTCCGCCAAGCAAATAAGCCCATACCTTTATCAACTTCATAACTTCTTTCTTCACTCCCCTGATTTTCTTTCACCTTTTTGGCCATTGTTGCGGCTTTTTCAATTTCCAGAGTGAGTTCTGAAAACTCTTTTTCAGCATTGAGGCTGTGTGATGAGAAAATGGATGATATCTTTGATTTACCCTGATCAATTTTGCTCACAATAAGCTCATGCTTTTTCTGCAGGGTATCAATATCGTTTTCTTCAAGATTTTTTTCCTTGTTTGCCACTGTATCTTCTATTGTCTTCAATTCGGCAGAAAACCCCTCCGAAAACCCGGAAACAATATTGTCAAAGCGTTCAGCGAGAATAGAATCCTTATCTTTTTTCACACGATCATATCGTTCACCAACTTCTTCCATATTTGCAAGGTTGCTCAGCATTTCCGGGGTAAAAGTAAAGTCATCGAACATCTCATTGAGCCGGTTAAGGGTATGTGCTTCTTCTTCAGACAGATTGTTGTAATGTTTGGCAATATCTGAGCAACGGGACGATATAAAAACCGGTGGAAATGACTTTTCAAGGGCCTCTTTAAGCGTTTCTTTCTGAATTTTATCCTTTACCC encodes the following:
- a CDS encoding dynamin family protein, giving the protein MSKQKEIKNKVDGYSKKVSKLNEFRDLIPRDNMSRLENTVKTFERDAETAIDENRLMRIGVIGQIKRGKSSFLNTFLFDGDEVLPKAATPMTAALTKITYSEKPKATVEFFSKDEWDNIETLAQEKQDLEEKNRRIREERKKLRKKLLPDNKPIEQIQEPTQEQNSSLELVEMARKGGINYQEYLGKEKTIEAASREDLVGKLNDFVGAQGKYTPIVKSSQLALNIPALKHVEIVDTPGMNDPIISRARKTEDFIGQCDVVFFLSYCSQFLDSTDMGLLAQNIPSRGIRNIILIGSLFDGVLLEEYEKYNDIGTAIRDLTERKEKEARNNFDRVKDKIQKETLKEALEKSFPPVFISSRCSDIAKHYNNLSEEEAHTLNRLNEMFDDFTFTPEMLSNLANMEEVGERYDRVKKDKDSILAERFDNIVSGFSEGFSAELKTIEDTVANKEKNLEENDIDTLQKKHELIVSKIDQGKSKISSIFSSHSLNAEKEFSELTLEIEKAATMAKKVKENQGSEERSYEVDKGMGLFAWRSLTGNRYETRHKTVTYRYANVHEALDQLEDYVMQSKEVLHSAVKDIINIKQFKIDITESIKGLFDFSDDNFDPDDILIPVSNAVARITIPHVDLDVDNHIKTIRENFSSNEVRNSEIQTLRNEQARVVKLIMKDVKKEVGRSLKNILDKLKNVQDTFIPELTEDMKKEMEELKEQLVNRQKYLEKYRSCLSAIEQIKGNIEKIKDRINNFIFKSN